From the genome of Lutzomyia longipalpis isolate SR_M1_2022 chromosome 2, ASM2433408v1, one region includes:
- the LOC129789778 gene encoding troponin C-like, whose translation MADALDNEQVQLFRRAFSMFDSGKTGRIEKEKVRTILNTLGHTYDDSELETLLVAEDVEGSGKLDFDSFCRVAGRFAEEDDEALQKELKEAFRLYDKEGNGYIPTSSLREILAALDDQLTSDQLNEMIAEIDTDSSGTVDFDEFMEMMTGD comes from the exons ATG GCTGACGCTTTGGACAACGAGCAGGTGCAAT TATTCCGCCGGGCATTTTCCATGTTCGATTCGGGGAAAACGGGTCGCATTGAGAAGGAGAAAGTTCGTACAATCTTGAACACATTGGGCCATACTTATGACGATTCAGAACTTGAGACGCTTCTCGTTGCTGAAGATGTCGAAG GGTCGGGAAAATTGGATTTTGATTCGTTCTGCCGGGTAGCTGGGCGATTTGCTGAGGAGGATGACGAAGCACTCCAAAAGGAACTCAAGGAAGCCTTCCGATTGTACGACAAAGAAG GAAATGGCTACATCCCAACATCGTCTCTCCGTGAAATTCTCGCCGCACTCGATGATCAGCTGACGAGTGATCAACTCAATGAGATGATTGCGGAAATTGACACGGATTCATCGGGAACGGTGGACTTTGATG AATTCATGGAGATGATGACGGGAGATTAA